A stretch of the Polaribacter pacificus genome encodes the following:
- a CDS encoding 2TM domain-containing protein produces MENKDKADKLIQAKKRVKELKSFYKHVAVYLVINGFFIGRRIYKDISYGDSIIDAFTEVSNYRFFFWWGIGLMIHGLNTYRYLFFGKNWEQRKIKEVMEKQNEHY; encoded by the coding sequence ATGGAAAATAAAGACAAGGCAGATAAGTTAATACAAGCTAAAAAGCGAGTAAAAGAATTAAAAAGCTTTTACAAACACGTAGCTGTTTATCTAGTTATTAATGGGTTTTTTATTGGGAGAAGAATTTATAAAGATATTTCTTATGGTGATTCTATTATTGATGCTTTTACAGAAGTTAGCAACTATAGATTCTTCTTTTGGTGGGGTATAGGGTTAATGATTCATGGTTTAAATACCTATCGATATCTTTTTTTTGGTAAAAACTGGGAACAGCGAAAAATAAAAGAAGTAATGGAAAAGCAAAACGAACACTATTAA
- the glmM gene encoding phosphoglucosamine mutase, with the protein MTLIKSISGIRGTIGGNTGENLTPIDAVKFAAAYGTFILERNKNKENITVVLGRDARISGKMISSLVANTLVGLGIHVVDLGLSTTPTLEVAVPLEKADGGIILTASHNPKQWNALKLLNEKGEFLNGAEGELILAKAEADDYDFASVDHLGSYTKDSSYLEKHIQEVLNLELVDVEAIKKANFKVVVDGVNSTGGIFIPALLKALNVTCVELYCTPNGEFPHNPEPLKEHLTDISELVVKEKADLGVVVDPDVDRLAIISEDGSMFGEEYTLVACADYVLGRLGGGNTVSNLSSSRALRDVTEKHGGTYTASAVGEVNVVIKMKETNTVIGGEGNGGIIYPASHYGRDSLVGVALFLSHLANKKISCKALRDSFPSYFMSKNKIQLTPQIDVDEVLATMAATYKNEEVNTIDGVKIDFKNEWVHLRKSNTEPIIRIYTESTSQLNADTLAKRFIDEIQAVIA; encoded by the coding sequence ATGACATTAATAAAATCTATTTCAGGAATAAGAGGAACCATCGGTGGAAACACAGGTGAAAATTTAACACCTATTGATGCGGTAAAATTCGCAGCAGCCTATGGTACTTTTATCTTAGAAAGAAATAAAAATAAAGAAAATATTACCGTTGTTTTAGGTAGAGATGCACGTATTTCTGGCAAAATGATTTCTAGCCTTGTTGCCAATACCTTGGTGGGTCTTGGAATTCATGTAGTTGACTTAGGTTTGTCTACAACACCAACTTTAGAAGTTGCTGTTCCTCTAGAGAAAGCAGATGGAGGAATCATCTTAACGGCGTCTCACAATCCCAAACAATGGAACGCATTAAAGTTACTAAACGAAAAAGGTGAATTCTTAAATGGGGCAGAAGGCGAGTTAATTTTAGCAAAAGCAGAAGCTGATGACTATGATTTTGCAAGCGTAGACCATTTAGGTAGTTATACTAAAGACAGTAGTTATTTAGAAAAGCACATACAAGAAGTATTAAATTTAGAATTGGTTGATGTTGAAGCCATCAAAAAGGCTAATTTTAAAGTGGTGGTTGATGGTGTAAATTCTACTGGAGGGATTTTTATTCCAGCCTTGTTAAAAGCATTGAATGTAACATGTGTAGAATTGTATTGCACACCTAACGGTGAGTTCCCTCACAATCCAGAACCTTTAAAAGAACACCTAACAGATATTTCTGAATTAGTGGTTAAAGAAAAAGCTGATTTAGGAGTTGTTGTCGATCCAGATGTAGACAGGTTGGCAATCATTTCTGAAGACGGCTCAATGTTTGGAGAAGAGTATACCTTGGTTGCCTGTGCAGATTATGTATTGGGAAGATTAGGTGGAGGAAATACCGTTTCTAATTTATCGTCTTCTAGAGCTTTAAGAGATGTTACTGAGAAACATGGCGGAACCTATACCGCAAGTGCAGTAGGTGAAGTGAATGTTGTCATCAAAATGAAAGAAACCAATACTGTTATAGGTGGAGAAGGTAATGGAGGGATCATTTATCCAGCATCACATTACGGAAGAGACTCCTTAGTGGGAGTAGCTTTGTTTTTATCGCATTTAGCAAATAAAAAAATATCTTGTAAAGCATTAAGAGATTCGTTTCCTAGTTATTTTATGAGTAAGAATAAAATACAGTTGACACCTCAGATTGATGTTGATGAAGTACTAGCTACGATGGCAGCTACCTATAAAAATGAAGAAGTAAACACAATTGATGGTGTTAAAATAGACTTTAAAAATGAGTGGGTGCATTTGAGAAAATCAAATACAGAGCCAATAATTAGAATCTATACAGAAAGCACAAGTCAATTAAACGCCGATACATTGGCCAAAAGATTTATAGATGAAATACAAGCAGTTATTGCCTAA
- a CDS encoding 2TM domain-containing protein produces the protein MEFNKEQKYLRAKKQVDKLKGFYANVASYCIVIPFLIFINLRFVPEFHWFWFPIFGWGMGLTFHAMDTYNFNPFLGRNWEERKIKELMEEEEKYKNYK, from the coding sequence ATGGAATTTAATAAAGAACAAAAGTATTTAAGAGCAAAAAAACAAGTAGATAAATTAAAAGGGTTTTATGCCAATGTAGCATCCTATTGTATTGTCATTCCTTTTCTAATATTTATTAACCTTAGATTTGTTCCAGAATTTCACTGGTTTTGGTTTCCGATCTTTGGATGGGGAATGGGCTTGACTTTTCATGCCATGGATACCTATAATTTTAATCCATTTTTAGGAAGAAATTGGGAAGAGCGAAAAATTAAAGAATTGATGGAAGAAGAAGAGAAGTATAAAAACTATAAGTAA
- a CDS encoding TlpA family protein disulfide reductase, producing the protein MIKKSTTPAQLVLIFFVFLTIACTNDAPPKDSEITSSKELLKEADSLLRAKQLTLEQVNAKITKDLAAFNMNNLTLEQINSLAESNMLYKFNALRKLVEPSLIKLSNQNDVVGANAASIYKTNLPMPETSKDSASFQQRWIAAYSDFISHPGIDAYINTDDRMLFDVFGRIQFLDPASVGKSNLIEEMMVLLDRPMSSRVGTTSVILFDFVKKPEFGASEEYIQEVRTKVLKKTREIIAELKTQESPSKSTLENLEHVALYLDGASARKQLIGYEAPKMKFNYNTIKNVKSLSDLKGKVVILDFWATWCSPCVGSFPNVVELQKRYKDYPVVILGVTSLQEAHTDRKNGKRIDTKGKPELEYSLMKPFMEDMGMTWEVAFSEASVFNEDFGVRGIPHVAVVDAKGIVRYNELRPYHAPWHEAEKIDQLLEEAGLPFPSEPMEKTNYSKVTD; encoded by the coding sequence ATGATCAAAAAATCAACAACTCCAGCACAATTAGTACTTATCTTTTTTGTTTTTTTAACAATCGCATGTACCAATGATGCCCCGCCAAAAGATTCAGAAATTACCTCTTCAAAAGAACTTTTAAAAGAAGCAGATAGTTTGTTAAGAGCAAAGCAGCTTACTTTAGAGCAAGTAAATGCTAAAATAACCAAAGACCTTGCTGCATTTAATATGAATAATTTGACGCTAGAGCAAATTAATTCATTGGCAGAAAGCAATATGTTATACAAGTTTAATGCTTTGAGAAAATTAGTTGAGCCCTCTTTGATAAAGCTTTCTAATCAGAATGATGTTGTTGGTGCTAATGCAGCATCGATATACAAGACAAATTTACCAATGCCAGAAACATCAAAAGATAGCGCCAGCTTTCAACAAAGATGGATTGCCGCCTATTCTGATTTCATTTCGCATCCGGGAATTGACGCTTACATTAATACTGATGATAGAATGTTATTTGATGTCTTCGGAAGAATTCAGTTTCTTGATCCAGCTTCAGTTGGGAAATCAAATCTAATAGAAGAGATGATGGTTTTGTTAGATAGACCGATGTCCTCTAGAGTAGGTACTACAAGTGTTATTCTATTTGATTTTGTAAAAAAACCAGAATTTGGCGCATCTGAAGAGTATATTCAAGAAGTAAGAACGAAAGTTCTTAAGAAAACAAGAGAGATCATTGCTGAATTGAAAACTCAAGAATCACCAAGTAAATCTACACTTGAGAATTTAGAGCATGTTGCTCTTTATTTAGATGGAGCATCAGCAAGAAAACAACTTATAGGATATGAAGCGCCAAAAATGAAATTTAATTATAATACGATCAAAAATGTCAAGTCACTTTCTGATTTAAAAGGAAAGGTTGTCATTTTAGATTTTTGGGCAACTTGGTGCTCGCCTTGTGTGGGTAGTTTTCCAAATGTAGTCGAATTGCAAAAGCGTTATAAAGATTATCCAGTTGTTATTTTAGGAGTTACGAGTTTGCAAGAAGCACACACCGATAGAAAAAATGGCAAAAGAATTGATACAAAAGGAAAACCTGAATTGGAGTATTCTTTAATGAAGCCTTTTATGGAAGATATGGGGATGACTTGGGAGGTTGCTTTTTCTGAAGCATCTGTTTTTAATGAAGATTTTGGCGTTCGAGGAATTCCGCATGTAGCAGTTGTTGACGCTAAAGGAATTGTAAGATATAATGAGTTAAGACCCTATCATGCACCTTGGCATGAAGCAGAAAAAATAGATCAATTGCTTGAAGAAGCTGGTCTGCCATTTCCATCCGAGCCTATGGAAAAAACCAACTATAGCAAAGTGACAGATTAG
- the rpsA gene encoding 30S ribosomal protein S1 encodes MSEETKNTAEEAVQPAAEQAVNPQEFLANFDWYKYEEGIEAVDEAKLKEFETALEGTVGFVNERDVIEGTVVRLTERDAIIDINSKSEGVISLNEFRYNPSLAVGDTVEVLVDKREDSSGQLVLSHKKARVIKAWDRVNNAHETGEIVNGFVKCRTRGGMIVDVFGIEAFLPGSQIDVKPIRDYDQFVEKTMEFKVVKINHEFKNVVVSHKALIEADLEIQKKEIIGQLEKGQVLEGVVKNITSYGVFVDLGGVDGLIHITDLSWSRINHPNEVVELDQKLNVVILDFDDNKSRIQLGLKQLSAHPWEALNADLKVGDKVTGKVVVLADYGAFIEVSEGVEGLIHVSEMSWSTHLRSAQDFVKVGDEVEAQILTLDREERKMSLGIKQLHPDPWTDITTKYPVGSKHSGTVRNYTNFGVFVELEEGIDGLVYISDLSWTKKIKHPSDFVNVGDTLEVEVLELDVENRKLNLGHKQTQENPWDGHESTYQIDSIHEGTISEKSDKGATVLFADGVEGFAPSRFLDKEDGSKLGKGDTADFKVLEFSKEYRRIVVSHTSIFKEEEKKNVKAAAKKAADVEKTTLGDISGLADLKKKMEEGN; translated from the coding sequence ATGTCTGAAGAAACAAAAAACACTGCTGAAGAAGCAGTACAACCAGCTGCTGAACAAGCAGTGAACCCACAAGAATTTTTAGCAAACTTTGATTGGTACAAATACGAAGAAGGTATTGAAGCAGTTGATGAAGCAAAATTAAAAGAATTTGAAACAGCGTTAGAGGGAACTGTAGGTTTCGTAAACGAACGTGACGTTATCGAAGGAACTGTTGTAAGATTAACAGAAAGAGATGCCATTATTGACATCAATTCTAAATCTGAAGGAGTTATTTCTTTAAACGAATTTCGTTACAACCCTAGCTTAGCTGTTGGAGATACTGTAGAGGTATTAGTTGACAAAAGAGAAGATTCTTCTGGTCAATTGGTATTATCACACAAAAAAGCTCGTGTAATTAAAGCATGGGATAGAGTAAACAATGCACATGAGACTGGAGAAATCGTTAACGGTTTTGTAAAATGTAGAACTCGTGGAGGTATGATTGTTGATGTATTTGGAATTGAAGCATTCTTGCCAGGTTCTCAAATTGACGTGAAACCTATCCGTGACTACGATCAGTTTGTAGAAAAAACAATGGAATTCAAAGTTGTTAAAATCAACCACGAATTTAAAAACGTTGTAGTTTCTCACAAAGCATTGATTGAGGCTGATTTAGAGATTCAAAAGAAAGAAATCATCGGTCAATTAGAAAAAGGACAAGTATTAGAAGGTGTTGTAAAAAACATTACTTCTTACGGAGTGTTTGTTGATTTAGGTGGTGTAGATGGATTAATCCATATTACAGACTTATCTTGGTCAAGAATCAACCATCCAAATGAAGTAGTAGAATTGGATCAAAAATTAAACGTTGTAATTTTAGACTTTGATGATAACAAATCTAGAATTCAATTAGGATTGAAACAATTATCTGCTCATCCTTGGGAAGCTTTAAATGCTGATTTAAAAGTTGGTGATAAAGTTACTGGTAAAGTAGTAGTTTTAGCTGATTATGGAGCATTTATCGAAGTTTCTGAAGGTGTTGAAGGATTAATTCACGTTTCTGAAATGTCTTGGTCTACGCACTTAAGATCTGCACAAGATTTTGTAAAAGTTGGAGATGAGGTTGAAGCTCAAATCTTAACTTTAGATAGAGAAGAAAGAAAAATGTCTTTGGGTATTAAGCAATTACACCCAGATCCATGGACTGATATCACTACTAAATACCCTGTAGGTTCTAAACACAGTGGTACAGTAAGAAACTACACTAATTTTGGTGTGTTTGTAGAATTAGAAGAAGGTATTGACGGATTGGTTTACATTTCTGATTTATCTTGGACTAAGAAAATTAAGCACCCATCTGATTTTGTAAATGTTGGTGATACTTTAGAAGTTGAAGTACTAGAATTAGATGTGGAAAACCGCAAACTTAATTTAGGACACAAACAAACTCAAGAAAATCCATGGGATGGTCATGAGAGTACTTACCAAATCGATTCTATCCACGAAGGTACAATCTCTGAAAAATCAGACAAAGGAGCAACAGTTCTTTTTGCTGATGGAGTAGAAGGTTTTGCACCTAGCCGTTTCTTAGATAAAGAAGATGGTAGTAAATTAGGAAAAGGTGATACTGCAGACTTTAAAGTATTAGAATTTTCTAAAGAATACAGAAGAATCGTAGTTTCTCACACTTCTATCTTTAAAGAAGAAGAAAAGAAAAACGTAAAAGCTGCTGCTAAAAAAGCTGCCGATGTAGAAAAAACTACGTTAGGTGATATTAGCGGATTGGCTGATTTAAAAAAGAAAATGGAGGAAGGTAACTAA
- a CDS encoding 2TM domain-containing protein: MELSKIKLLKAKQRVAEIRQFYKHVMTYLLFNFAFMYLGNFYGVKIRIYADFIVSNKFTADGFEYYPLWFIWGVFLILDTIKVFVIPSFFGSRWEAKKIKELTEK, from the coding sequence ATGGAGCTTTCTAAAATTAAATTGTTAAAAGCAAAACAGAGAGTTGCAGAGATTAGGCAGTTTTACAAACACGTAATGACCTATTTGCTTTTTAACTTTGCATTTATGTATTTGGGTAATTTTTATGGAGTCAAAATTCGTATTTATGCTGATTTTATTGTGAGTAATAAATTTACGGCGGACGGATTTGAATATTACCCATTGTGGTTTATCTGGGGAGTTTTTTTAATCTTAGATACCATAAAAGTTTTTGTGATTCCAAGTTTCTTTGGCAGTCGATGGGAAGCAAAAAAGATCAAAGAACTTACAGAGAAATAA
- a CDS encoding 2TM domain-containing protein yields the protein MNNQKTLEGVKYLKAKKRVEKIKGFYVHLVVYIVVNSFLSGIIIFGLMQDEGDSLSEVLQNFGVYSTWVFWGIGIFFHWLGVFGFSAVGKNWEAKKLKEILEEEERNSKF from the coding sequence ATGAACAACCAAAAAACATTAGAAGGTGTAAAATACCTTAAAGCAAAAAAAAGAGTAGAAAAAATTAAAGGTTTTTATGTTCATTTAGTCGTTTATATAGTTGTTAATTCTTTTTTAAGTGGCATCATAATTTTTGGCCTCATGCAGGATGAAGGAGATTCACTCTCTGAGGTTTTACAGAATTTTGGAGTGTATTCAACCTGGGTGTTTTGGGGGATAGGGATCTTCTTTCATTGGTTAGGTGTCTTTGGCTTTTCGGCGGTAGGTAAAAATTGGGAAGCCAAAAAACTAAAAGAAATTCTGGAAGAGGAAGAGCGGAATTCTAAATTTTAA
- a CDS encoding LytR/AlgR family response regulator transcription factor: protein MKVLIIEDEKPAARRLSRMLEELELKANTMLHSVEESINWFQNNEHPDLIFLDIQLSDGLSFEIFEHVTISSAIIFTTAYDEYALKAFKLNSIDYLLKPIDEDELKIAVEKFHQQQAKQNEVQLNFNDIKKLLVHPLDRKYKKRFSIKVGQHLKIVATDEIECFYSENKATYVHTKSNRKYLLDIPLEQVQNELDPESFFRVNRTFIVQLNAIKDIISYTNSRLQLHLLSFQDSEIIVSRERVKDFKEWISE, encoded by the coding sequence ATGAAAGTACTAATCATAGAAGATGAAAAGCCAGCAGCAAGAAGGCTAAGTAGAATGCTTGAAGAGCTGGAGTTAAAAGCCAATACGATGTTGCACTCTGTAGAAGAATCCATTAATTGGTTTCAAAATAATGAGCATCCTGATTTAATCTTCTTAGACATTCAATTGTCTGATGGTTTGTCTTTTGAGATTTTTGAACACGTGACGATTTCTAGTGCTATTATTTTTACAACGGCCTATGATGAGTATGCTTTAAAAGCGTTTAAATTAAACAGCATTGATTATTTGTTAAAACCCATCGATGAAGATGAGTTAAAAATTGCTGTAGAAAAGTTTCATCAGCAGCAGGCAAAACAAAACGAAGTTCAATTAAATTTTAACGATATTAAAAAATTGTTGGTACATCCTTTAGATCGCAAGTATAAAAAACGATTTAGCATTAAGGTTGGTCAGCATTTAAAAATTGTCGCAACTGATGAAATTGAGTGTTTTTACAGTGAAAATAAGGCCACTTATGTGCATACCAAGTCTAATAGAAAATACCTTTTAGACATTCCTTTAGAGCAGGTTCAAAATGAATTAGATCCTGAATCTTTTTTTAGAGTTAATAGAACATTTATTGTTCAGTTAAACGCTATAAAAGATATTATATCATATACCAATAGCCGCTTGCAATTACATTTGCTTTCTTTTCAAGATTCAGAAATCATTGTTAGTAGAGAACGGGTTAAGGATTTTAAAGAGTGGATTAGTGAATAG